The following nucleotide sequence is from Zea mays cultivar B73 chromosome 1, Zm-B73-REFERENCE-NAM-5.0, whole genome shotgun sequence.
ATTAACATAAAAATCATGCAAGCGCAAAAGCTCCAAGTAGGTTATGCCGAGACTACATATGAAATGTGGCCTCCTTTGTTAACTAAAAACAACCTTATCTATTCACATGTATTCAATAAACTACTCAACAAGAGTATCATACCAGCAAAGTAAACATTGATCTTCTAAAGGTGATTGAACTCACTGCCTTTATTATTTATCCATTTGAACTTCTTATATAGGAGGATAAAACCCTAGTAACAGTAcaatattattattacatagtttATAAGAAGGCCAAATGTTCACGAAGGAGAGAGCAAACGTCAAACAATCCACATATAAATGATAAAACCCTAGGTGTACCTAAATTTGGTCGCGCCCCAAGCATCCAAAAATAGCTCCGAGAGACAGACAAATATTTGTTGCCCCAAAAGTGCGCAGAGAAAGAGTAAAACCCTACGCGTAGCAGGGAAGCCAAATCTCCCAAATCAACCTCCAAACACGACGCTCGCATCAGCCTATACCGAATCCGCTGAGAGCATGCTGAGCCCCCCCCCAACTTTCCCGACCACTCCGCCCGAATCTGTACTCAGCTCCCACCGCCCGCCCGCCAAACCCGTACCGGATCGAAGGCAGTGGGCTCACCTCGACGCTGACGAGTCAAAGCACCCCCTAGCGCCAGCCGCGGGGCGGTGCCTCGGCCTCCATGTACGCAACCGCCGCCTGCAGCGCCCCGCCACTCCCATTCACGGCCTCGGACGCGACGCTGCGACCGCGAGCCTCCGTGTCATCGCCCGAGCAATTCCGCAAATCAATGTAGGTTCTAAATCCATCGCGAAAAACCATATTTCAGGAACCTTTTTGTGTCGTCCCATCGTCCCATTGACCACAAATCTATCTCCAGTGCCATGTGTTGTCTATATGCCGTCGCCGCAACCTTCTGGTCTTTTATTGACAACTTCGACCTTCCAAGACATTATTGAAGGTTGTTGATGCGCTAGCTcaattaaaaataaaaaaaacatgcTCACTTTTTTGTTGATATATACAATTTTAAAAATTAGCAACCAATAAATAGAGAACTGTTggagcacacacatttttctactCCTTAAAATGATTTAGCAACTTTTTAAATCTATAATTTAAGGTactaaatttacataactattggagatgctcttagcttATTAAATTGTCTTAGTTGCCATATAGTAAACCATGGTTAATTTGATGAGTAAAATATAATTCTAGTCCTTAAACTTTTTCGGTTGTGTCAATCCGGTACATGATTGTACCTCTCTCCTAACACCCTCTCGAGGTAGATATTTGAAACAACAATATTTACGGGTTAGATCAAACATTATCTGAGTATATAATATTTACCCACACTTGCATTTAATCAACCACCAATCACCACGTAGAAGACTTAGTATCATGCTTAAGCAACATGTATCTCCGTATCTTTGTATATACTGTTATATTAACGTCTTCATTCAACGGTCCTAGAGATTCGTCTATCTCCTATCTCTCTCATTTTCTTTGATACCTTAATACCATGGTGAAGACACCTAGCATTTCTCATTTTTAAAATTTAAAGAACCTTTATTATTTGATAAGAGAAACACTGGGTATCAAAAGACAAAAGTTCAGTCACAGGATATGAGAATCCGAAGTTAACCGTTGGAACAAAATATTTTCGTACAGAATATTTAAAACTAAAACGATAAAAAAAGAGATTAAACATgctaaaaaaagaaaaagaaaaatgctGACCTTCCGTATAGCTATAGCAGTTGTGACAAGTTTATCACCAATTAACTCATGCAAAACCTTATCTGCAGAAAGCGATTCTACAGATTCCTGTAGATTCTGCGGTAGCCTTTTCAGTTTTGAAGAGTGATCAGAAGGGTTTGATTCTACAAAGAACACGAATCACATAAGATACTTGCATACTGTGGTAATGATGTTTATTCATTCAGTACCGAGCGGTTATCACTTATCTGGTTGTTAGGATTGTTTCCAAATATTACCAGCAAGGCATAAATTTTGGAAACAATAACCAAAAGGAAAGGCCTGGCATAAAGGAATTCATACCAATTGGCTCAGGTAACTTAAGGTGTCTTCTTAGCCCATCGATGCCAGCAGCAAGACCCAAGTGCGGATTTGCGCAACCATCGAAGGATTTGATCTCGAAGTTGCTGACTAAATCAAGAGGCAAACCAGGTGGGCATGCGGTTCTTAATGGAGCCTCCCTGTTCTCTTTCCCCCAGCATAGATAAGCTCCACTCCAAGTATCTGGCTGAATCCGGTCGTAGCTATACAAAAAAACAATCAAGTGAATCTGATCATTAAATAGGGAGCACATAACATACTGTTCAAATGGTTTCATCAGTATCCTAGCATTTTGTCAGAGAAGTAGCAAATTAAGCTCTCTAGATTATAGGGATATATGAATTGACATCTTGTAAAAATCTCGCAGCTTATGTGAGAAACAAACAATGTATTAAGTTACCAAGATTTTCAGTTGAATTACATGACATAATTAGAAGCGTTAATAGAAAACATTACTTGTTTGGGTGAGGAGCGGTAAATGCCAATATTGACGGAAGGTGATGATACACTCCAGCAAGGAACTGTTCTCCAGTTTTTGACATTCCATGAAAGTTATCTTTACTTGACCCCATAAAAACATTCTGATCgttctgtaacaccctaaaatcctATTTTGATATTTGAGAAAAAAATTACTAAAGatttacaaaataaaagtgtatTTCTAATAAGTTTATCAA
It contains:
- the LOC109943704 gene encoding protein fluG, which encodes MGSSKDNFHGMSKTGEQFLAGVYHHLPSILAFTAPHPNNYDRIQPDTWSGAYLCWGKENREAPLRTACPPGLPLDLVSNFEIKSFDGCANPHLGLAAGIDGLRRHLKLPEPIESNPSDHSSKLKRLPQNLQESVESLSADKVLHELIGDKLVTTAIAIRKVSIFLFLFLACLISFFIVLVLNILYENILFQRLTSDSHIL